From the genome of Phycisphaerae bacterium:
CGAAAGCCGGAGTAAAGCCAAAAGCCGGTTCAGGCGATAGCGCCGAGCAGCAGCTTTACCTCCGCGGCGATCTCATCGACGGCTTGGCGAAACAGCTCCGGGCCGTCGAGAATTCCGAAGTCCTTGTAGTAAATGGACTTATCCGCCGGCGGGAGAGCGGTAAGGTCCACCCTCTCGCCGTGGTAAAACATGGTCAGGCTGGTCTCCGACCCGGTGGCGTGGCCGATGCCGCCCGCCGCCGAGTGCTACCGGCAATCCGCCCGCGATAAGCTGCGTTTGGGATTGACAGGGTCGCCGAAGACAGATATGGTCAGCGTTTGCTCGGCAGTGCATTCACGGGGCGCAAAAGTGTGGAGGCCTTATGGAAGCGATCGGTCACAGAGCGGGTTTCGGCAGTCGGCTGGCGACGTTGGCGTTGGCGGTGTCTCTGGCGGTCATGACGGGCTGTCCGTGCTGGGAAGTCCCGGACCAGACGCCGTACAAGTCGCTTGAGGAACTGGGATTCGAGGATGACGCGATCGTGCGGCTCTATGGAGCCCCGCTGCCGTTCGTCCAGTGCTTTGGATACCATTCATGGGTGGTGATGAAACCCAAGGGCTCAGCGGTGTTCGACCGCTGGGAAGTCGGCATCTCGTGGAAAGACCCGTACGGCCACCTCTGGAAGAA
Proteins encoded in this window:
- a CDS encoding DUF3750 domain-containing protein, with translation MEAIGHRAGFGSRLATLALAVSLAVMTGCPCWEVPDQTPYKSLEELGFEDDAIVRLYGAPLPFVQCFGYHSWVVMKPKGSAVFDRWEVGISWKDPYGHLWKNGYEAYDYDANPGQFVLSEVTGEAAEAIINFVETQSPNYPLQERFTLLPGPNCNTYTNWVVTNSGWDYTCPDQMIGKDFPVNWPPAD